In Rhipicephalus sanguineus isolate Rsan-2018 unplaced genomic scaffold, BIME_Rsan_1.4 Seq304, whole genome shotgun sequence, a single window of DNA contains:
- the LOC119376977 gene encoding uncharacterized protein LOC119376977 has protein sequence MAAVERFLDQSVVKVRNAEVKFEYRGVRVKTVRVLGYPADASDSALLNGLAAYGKVLGMDYEHVPEFKTVLTGNRRVRVEMARPVPNLLPVGSRIVQCEYDGVVRLCRRCFFPGHHAADCKVPQCERCAEFGHARCEAVCKRCGDDHALSACKVTSGAAEGQEAPSKGPEGSPLPETEPVRAEAPGGRAGREDQGETMDAEPWRLVRGKRRRARSSDSSDERPAAACGGPGDLEEGLPGVKRTAAADSDSESTSPPSRAVPRDLGGSEWDAVKASVAECFREWGKRRHARSGAEIKIVSDAILLLSKPLSVAPE, from the exons ATGGCGGCAGTTGAGCGATTTCTCGACCAGTCTGTCGTCAAGGTTCGCAATGCGGAAGTTAAGTTCGAGTACCGTGGCGTTCGTGTGAAGACTGTGCGCGTGTTGGGCTATCCAGCCGATGCCAGTGACAGCGCGCTCCTTAACGGGTTAGCGGCGTACGGCAAGGTGCTTGGTATGGACTACGAGCACGTTCCGGAATTTAAGACTGTCCTCACGGGCAACCGACGCGTACGTGTCGAGATGGCGCGACCCGTTCCCAACCTTCTTCCGGTGGGGAGCAGGATCGTGCAGTGCGAGTACGATGGTGTGGTTCGCCTGTGTCGCAGGTGCTTTTTTCCGGGGCACCACGCGGCTGACTGCAAGGTCCCACAGTGCGAGCGTTGCGCTGAGTTCGGGCATGCCCGTTGCGAAGCGGTATGCAAGCGCTGTGGCGACGACCATGCTTTGTCTGCCTGCAAG GTGACGAGCGGTGCAGCTGAAGGCCAGGAGGCACCTTCGAAGGGTCCCGAGGGCTCCCCCCTGCCAGAGACGGAGCCAGTTCGTGCAGAGGCTCCCGGGGGGCGAGCAGG CCGAGAGGACCAGGGGGAGACCATGGATGCGGAGCCGTGGAGGCTGGTTCGAGGAAAGAGGCGCCGGGCGCGGTCCAGCGACTCTTCTGACGAGCGGCCGGCGGCTGCGTGCGGCGGACCCGGTGACTTGGAGGAGGGCCTGCCTGGCGTGAAGCGCACCGCAGCGGCGGATTCGGACTCGGAGTCAACCAGTCCACCGTCAAGGGCAGTACCGAGG GACTTAGGCGGCAGCGAATGGGATGCAGTGAAGGCCAGTGTCGCGGAGTGCTTTCGGGAGTGGGGCAAGCGGCGGCACGCGAGGAGCGGTGCTGAGATCAAAATCGTCTCAGACGCTATCCTCCTGCTCTCAAAGCCGCTGTCCGTGGCCCCGGAGTAA